In Desulfomonile tiedjei DSM 6799, a genomic segment contains:
- a CDS encoding TonB-dependent receptor, whose translation MNAFCSCRKIYLCVLFLAAGAIIFATNSVSIAQETESSRPLERIDIEAPERRPATRATTPSRSGASYDEPAPAPPSSTEDRGGLSQVFSGSGIPTSTLSLVTDKSQVSLGAASLPAQVQTITPQEIQQLNVWREPADLFMRIAGVNSYYYNQGTLGLSIGMRGFASANEIAFFVDGVPQNYPCQAGQGRVLIQWLAPEAIEKIEVIKGPFSALYGDFAMAGVINITTKKSDPSSSLSAEGGSYGYFRALGILSTPRLFFTPFLVQEFDTIDGYRDNSEFKQGSTFDKVSFPALGGTLSLRYTYYQSTWGGSCYVPIDLIRNGQWNRRRPINPTDGGDVRRSTAVMNYSPMCGERGLYATLYADRYHGMRYDQRWPLTSNQIGRMENTLYWGGRVYYNLVFGDMASLTIGGETRQDTGDQQQYNTFERMFRSLTYSYDISMANWAMFLQGQIKPHERVKIVGGVRWDYFTQRFDNFTRPQNSGKGFPFIRSPKIGFVMTPTDNVNIFGNVGCGFRSPSNTEVSPYGATSRSNFNLDPAMIQTYDLGFNVALFGNLYFAADYYHTYTQREIKTVNDQPVNIGDTVRKGYELEVKYYPSSEIDFFASYAWVDAKVIDPTYPGQYLVTYIPEHLIKGGVTMQRDFGLRGRVLADLYYEYHSGAPLYKNSTATIPLYAPDYDVYNFKLRYSGNGWSSWVSARCQPREFSSSYFTVNAGLLTCDPPPKWEVASGLTYSFW comes from the coding sequence ATGAATGCGTTTTGTTCCTGTCGCAAGATCTATTTGTGTGTGCTCTTTTTGGCTGCAGGGGCGATCATTTTTGCCACTAATTCGGTTTCGATCGCCCAGGAAACTGAATCTTCACGCCCACTCGAACGAATCGATATAGAAGCTCCCGAGCGACGTCCCGCAACCAGGGCAACTACCCCGTCCCGGTCTGGTGCGAGTTATGATGAACCCGCTCCAGCGCCACCTTCTTCAACTGAGGATCGCGGAGGATTGTCCCAGGTGTTTTCCGGAAGCGGAATTCCGACGTCGACCCTTTCCCTGGTGACCGACAAGTCCCAGGTCTCTTTGGGTGCGGCATCACTTCCTGCTCAGGTTCAGACGATTACTCCGCAAGAGATTCAGCAGCTCAATGTCTGGAGGGAGCCTGCAGACCTGTTCATGAGAATCGCAGGAGTAAATTCCTATTACTATAATCAAGGGACACTCGGTCTCAGCATCGGCATGCGAGGATTCGCCAGTGCCAATGAAATCGCGTTTTTTGTGGACGGAGTACCTCAGAATTACCCTTGTCAGGCTGGTCAGGGCAGGGTTCTGATTCAGTGGCTCGCACCTGAGGCAATTGAAAAAATAGAGGTCATTAAGGGCCCGTTTTCAGCACTGTACGGCGATTTTGCGATGGCTGGGGTGATCAATATCACTACAAAGAAGAGCGATCCTTCTTCGAGCTTGAGTGCCGAAGGGGGGAGCTACGGTTATTTTCGCGCATTGGGAATCTTGAGTACTCCGCGGCTGTTCTTCACCCCTTTCCTCGTTCAGGAGTTCGATACTATCGACGGATACAGGGACAATTCGGAATTTAAGCAAGGAAGCACGTTCGACAAAGTTTCCTTTCCTGCATTGGGGGGAACTCTTTCCCTACGATACACCTATTATCAATCAACCTGGGGTGGCTCCTGTTATGTGCCTATCGATCTGATCAGAAACGGGCAATGGAATAGGAGGCGTCCCATCAACCCGACGGATGGCGGTGATGTAAGGCGATCCACCGCGGTGATGAACTATTCGCCCATGTGCGGCGAACGGGGGCTCTATGCAACGCTATATGCGGACAGATACCACGGCATGAGATACGACCAGCGTTGGCCCCTCACCAGTAACCAGATCGGCCGTATGGAAAACACACTCTACTGGGGCGGTCGTGTCTATTATAACCTTGTTTTCGGCGATATGGCCTCCCTCACGATAGGTGGAGAAACGAGACAGGATACGGGAGACCAGCAGCAATACAACACCTTTGAGAGGATGTTCAGGTCACTTACGTACAGTTACGATATCTCAATGGCCAATTGGGCTATGTTTCTGCAAGGGCAAATTAAACCCCACGAGAGAGTAAAGATTGTTGGGGGCGTGAGATGGGACTACTTCACGCAGCGATTCGATAATTTCACACGCCCTCAGAACTCCGGTAAAGGATTTCCTTTTATCAGATCTCCGAAAATCGGGTTTGTCATGACTCCTACAGATAATGTCAACATTTTCGGAAACGTAGGTTGCGGGTTCCGGTCGCCGTCGAACACCGAGGTTTCTCCGTACGGAGCAACCAGCAGATCCAACTTCAATCTAGACCCGGCGATGATTCAGACTTACGATCTCGGTTTCAATGTAGCCCTCTTCGGTAACCTTTACTTCGCTGCCGACTACTACCACACGTACACCCAGCGGGAAATCAAGACTGTAAACGATCAGCCGGTCAACATAGGCGACACCGTGCGCAAGGGTTATGAGCTGGAGGTTAAATATTACCCATCGTCTGAGATAGATTTTTTCGCCAGTTACGCATGGGTAGATGCAAAGGTGATTGACCCTACCTATCCGGGACAATACCTCGTAACCTATATCCCGGAACATCTTATCAAAGGCGGGGTGACGATGCAGAGGGATTTCGGCCTTCGCGGCAGAGTGCTGGCAGACCTGTACTACGAATATCATAGTGGAGCGCCGTTGTACAAGAATTCGACTGCAACGATTCCTCTCTATGCTCCTGACTACGATGTGTACAATTTTAAGCTCAGGTACTCAGGAAACGGTTGGTCCTCCTGGGTGTCTGCAAGATGCCAGCCAAGGGAGTTCTCTTCATCCTACTTCACCGTCAATGCCGGCCTTCTCACATGCGATCCTCCACCCAAATGGGAGGTTGCATCAGGTCTTACTTATTCGTTTTGGTAA
- a CDS encoding DUF4198 domain-containing protein → MYKQIVVAVVFVLFSASLLSAHEGWIENRDGELVFLYGHGQKLDPYKPEYIKEAKAIDASGKAVAVEIVRGKNHASITPNGNPAIVTMLYDSGYWVKTTDGYKNIGKREAEKSKLTVVEAQKSRKDAKSILTPCGKFSEPVGIFFEIIPGKDPFMAKIGDAFPIRVLIEGKPVEGLPISLGVTDHSQTKDLPKTDKDGWANITISEPGLQLITTKHTLPVSGDPDADILVACTSLTFLVK, encoded by the coding sequence ATGTACAAGCAAATCGTTGTAGCAGTTGTATTTGTGTTGTTTTCGGCTTCTCTCCTATCTGCGCACGAAGGATGGATAGAAAACCGTGACGGCGAACTGGTCTTTCTTTACGGACATGGCCAGAAGCTCGATCCCTATAAACCCGAATACATAAAGGAAGCCAAAGCGATTGACGCCAGTGGCAAAGCAGTCGCTGTCGAAATTGTAAGAGGCAAGAATCACGCATCAATTACCCCAAACGGGAATCCGGCGATCGTAACCATGCTTTACGACAGTGGGTACTGGGTCAAGACGACGGATGGATACAAGAACATAGGAAAACGAGAAGCTGAGAAGAGCAAGCTCACTGTTGTCGAGGCACAAAAAAGTCGGAAAGATGCCAAATCCATCCTGACTCCTTGTGGAAAATTCTCCGAACCCGTAGGCATCTTCTTCGAAATCATTCCCGGAAAGGATCCTTTCATGGCTAAGATCGGTGATGCTTTTCCCATTAGGGTATTGATCGAAGGAAAACCTGTTGAAGGCCTTCCGATCTCTCTGGGAGTCACGGATCATTCCCAGACCAAAGATTTGCCGAAAACCGATAAGGACGGCTGGGCAAACATCACAATATCGGAACCCGGATTACAGTTGATAACCACGAAACACACGCTCCCGGTCAGTGGCGATCCCGATGCTGATATTCTTGTAGCGTGCACCAGTCTTACGTTTTTGGTGAAATGA
- a CDS encoding GNAT family N-acetyltransferase — MSLLCAQIREHRIQHDAQSISKVVARILSDERFGFFLLARIDGQVIGIAYLATILSIEHAGPVGWLEEIYVSPEHRNKGVGRELLSKLLEHARELGIAAIDLEVDSEHQAAESLYAGFGFRRLSRSRWVKTLRP, encoded by the coding sequence GTGAGTTTGCTTTGCGCCCAAATCCGGGAGCATCGCATTCAGCATGATGCACAGTCGATATCGAAGGTCGTGGCACGCATCTTGTCAGATGAGCGGTTCGGGTTCTTTCTTTTGGCACGAATCGATGGACAGGTAATCGGCATTGCGTACTTGGCAACCATTCTCAGTATAGAACATGCGGGTCCTGTGGGGTGGTTGGAAGAGATCTATGTCTCTCCGGAGCACAGGAACAAGGGAGTCGGCAGGGAGCTCTTGAGCAAGCTATTGGAGCACGCTCGGGAACTCGGAATCGCTGCAATCGATTTGGAAGTGGACAGTGAACATCAGGCAGCGGAATCGCTGTATGCCGGCTTCGGATTTCGCAGGTTGTCACGCTCACGTTGGGTCAAAACACTCCGACCGTAA
- a CDS encoding CapA family protein — protein MAEARSSDQSLETSLITIFLAGDVMTGRGIDQVMPHPSDPTLYEPYIRDASAYVHLGEQANGPIPKPISHSYIWGDALGELKRMSPHVRIINLETSVTTSDDYWEGKGINYRMHPENVPCITEAEIDLCVLANNHTLDWGYSGLIETLETLKNAKVKTVGAGRNREEAEAPAILEVGKEARVVVFAFGFPTSGIPLDWVAEEDSPGVNLFHDLSDQTVCYLEGKVREAKRRGDLVIASIHWGGNWGYGIHPEEIEFAHNLIDRAGIDIIHGHSSHHVKGIEVYKGKPILYGCGDFLDDYEGISGYEEFRDDLGLMFFVTMDAGSGRLVGMQMIPTQIRNFKINRASRSDALWLRDTLNREGGPFGTLADLDADNILNLQWDETARNP, from the coding sequence ATGGCCGAAGCACGATCATCCGATCAGTCATTAGAAACGTCCCTCATTACCATTTTTTTGGCGGGCGATGTTATGACCGGCAGAGGCATCGATCAGGTGATGCCCCATCCGAGCGATCCCACACTCTATGAGCCGTACATAAGAGATGCCAGCGCTTACGTCCACCTTGGCGAACAAGCAAACGGTCCGATTCCGAAACCGATAAGCCATTCTTATATTTGGGGGGATGCGCTTGGTGAACTGAAAAGGATGTCGCCGCACGTGAGGATCATCAATCTTGAAACAAGCGTAACCACCAGTGACGACTACTGGGAAGGTAAGGGCATAAATTATCGAATGCATCCGGAAAACGTCCCCTGCATTACTGAGGCCGAGATAGACCTGTGCGTTCTTGCGAATAACCATACTCTTGACTGGGGGTACTCTGGCCTCATCGAGACGTTGGAGACCCTGAAAAACGCAAAAGTAAAAACCGTCGGAGCCGGCCGAAACAGAGAAGAGGCTGAAGCTCCAGCCATACTGGAAGTCGGGAAAGAGGCCAGAGTGGTTGTCTTCGCTTTCGGGTTTCCAACGAGCGGCATACCATTGGATTGGGTTGCCGAGGAAGATAGCCCCGGCGTAAACCTGTTCCATGACCTTTCGGATCAAACAGTCTGCTATCTTGAAGGAAAAGTCCGAGAAGCAAAACGGCGGGGCGATCTCGTCATAGCCTCAATCCATTGGGGCGGCAATTGGGGGTACGGAATTCATCCCGAGGAAATTGAATTTGCTCACAATCTCATAGACCGGGCAGGGATTGACATAATCCACGGACACTCCTCGCACCATGTGAAGGGAATAGAAGTGTACAAAGGCAAACCGATTCTTTATGGCTGTGGTGACTTCCTGGACGACTACGAGGGTATCAGCGGCTATGAAGAGTTTCGAGACGATCTCGGGCTCATGTTTTTCGTGACTATGGACGCGGGCTCCGGCAGGCTCGTTGGTATGCAGATGATCCCAACCCAGATCAGAAATTTCAAGATAAACAGGGCGTCAAGGTCTGATGCATTGTGGTTGAGGGATACTTTGAACCGGGAAGGAGGCCCATTTGGAACTCTGGCCGACCTGGATGCGGACAATATTTTGAATCTACAATGGGATGAAACTGCTCGGAATCCATAG
- a CDS encoding lipoate--protein ligase family protein, with protein sequence MELYNLGRVPWEQSQLIYHALAYLGREAMCTCFPATPYFSIGYHQDISQEVDLDFSTDNKIPVFRREVGGGAVYLDSNQVFFQLVLHQKNPHISMCREAFYRKFLEPVVKVYRRLGIPAHYRRTADIAVGDRKISGIGAGEIGDCAVLVGNVILDFDFDTMCKMLRMPDESFRARVRAAMEDNMTTVRREIGNQASRWNQAEIAGLLVAEFEKLLGSFVPHDVDSELRCKMEELQDLMTTRDWLHQNNRPAVARIVTIRSGLQLCQESVETPVGPMSIEFEIRDGVSAHVSISGEACQHPGSEFARLESALIGISPKEIRTAVSEHFAPVQMPTPILTDEPV encoded by the coding sequence ATGGAACTATATAATCTGGGCAGAGTTCCGTGGGAACAATCGCAACTCATCTACCACGCTTTGGCGTACCTTGGCCGAGAGGCCATGTGCACGTGCTTTCCCGCTACGCCATATTTCAGCATAGGTTATCACCAGGACATCAGCCAAGAAGTCGATCTGGATTTCTCCACAGACAATAAAATACCGGTATTTCGGCGGGAAGTTGGAGGCGGAGCTGTATATTTGGACTCAAATCAGGTCTTTTTCCAACTCGTCCTACACCAGAAGAATCCCCATATATCCATGTGCCGCGAAGCATTTTATAGAAAGTTCCTGGAGCCTGTGGTCAAAGTGTATCGCCGCTTGGGCATACCTGCACATTACAGAAGAACAGCGGACATAGCGGTAGGAGACCGGAAGATAAGCGGAATCGGAGCAGGCGAGATAGGTGATTGTGCGGTGCTTGTAGGCAACGTCATACTGGATTTCGATTTCGACACGATGTGCAAAATGCTTAGAATGCCGGATGAGAGTTTTCGAGCGCGAGTGCGAGCCGCAATGGAAGACAACATGACTACAGTGCGCCGAGAGATCGGGAACCAAGCCAGCCGGTGGAATCAAGCAGAGATAGCTGGACTCCTGGTGGCAGAATTCGAAAAGCTTCTCGGGTCCTTTGTTCCACACGACGTAGACAGTGAACTCCGCTGCAAGATGGAAGAATTGCAGGATCTCATGACAACCCGTGACTGGCTACATCAGAATAACAGACCAGCAGTCGCCAGAATAGTGACAATTCGTTCCGGCCTGCAACTCTGCCAAGAATCGGTGGAGACGCCTGTAGGGCCAATGTCAATAGAGTTTGAGATCAGGGACGGAGTCTCGGCTCACGTGTCTATTTCCGGCGAAGCGTGTCAGCATCCTGGCTCGGAATTCGCACGGCTCGAATCGGCACTGATCGGAATCTCTCCGAAGGAAATCCGTACCGCCGTTTCAGAGCACTTCGCCCCAGTGCAGATGCCAACTCCGATACTCACCGACGAACCTGTCTAA
- a CDS encoding 6-pyruvoyl trahydropterin synthase family protein, with product MSSATNSSGYKIAVQRDFIAQHYLFGGDWGAENQLHSHHYEVELLLEGETLDQHGYLVDIVDVENALDEIVSRFRDKTLNDVPDFSGLNPSIEHFSRIVCTTLSDRIKASNVSALEVKIWENEIAWAAFRQVRR from the coding sequence ATGAGTTCTGCTACAAATTCATCCGGATATAAGATAGCTGTGCAGAGGGACTTTATAGCGCAGCACTATCTTTTCGGGGGAGACTGGGGAGCGGAAAATCAGCTCCATTCGCATCACTATGAGGTGGAGTTGTTATTAGAGGGAGAGACGCTGGATCAGCACGGGTACCTTGTTGACATTGTTGACGTGGAAAACGCGCTGGATGAGATTGTCAGTCGATTTCGGGATAAGACTTTGAATGACGTGCCGGATTTTTCAGGTCTTAACCCGAGCATTGAGCATTTCTCTCGCATTGTGTGCACGACTCTCTCCGACCGCATCAAAGCTTCCAACGTCAGTGCGCTTGAGGTCAAAATCTGGGAAAACGAAATCGCGTGGGCCGCTTTTAGACAGGTTCGTCGGTGA